CTTCTCACCGAAGAAGGCCACGTCCGGCCGCACCAGATTCAGCAGCTTGAGCACCACCGTCGCCACGCCGGTGAAGTGGCCGGGCCGCGACGCTCCGTCCAGGCCCTCGCTGACGCCCGATACGACCACGCGGGTATCAAAGCCCGCCGGATACATGGTGCCCGCGTCCGGCGTGAACAGCACGTCCGCCCCCGCGCCGCCCGCCACCCCCAGGTCGCGTTCCAGGTCGCGGGGATAACTCGCGAGGTCCTCGGCGGGCCCGAACTGCAGGGGGTTGACGAACACGCTGACCACCAGCACGTCGCAGACCTCGCGCGCCCGACGCATCAGGGCCGCGTGCCCCTCGTGCAGGTAGCCCATGGTGGGCACCAGCCCCACGCGCCCGCGCCCGGCCAGCACGGCGCGCAGTTCCCCGGGGCCGGTCACGACCAGGGGTCGGCCTGCGGCCCGGTCCTCCCCGGTCCGTTCCACCACCACGCCCTCGGTGCCCGCCTTAATCTCGGCCACCGTCCAGCCCCAGCATGCCGACGAGTGCGTCGAGCAGCCACGAGATCACGGCCAGGATCAGCGCGCCCACGATGGCGGCCCCGAAGCCCGCCACGTTCAGCGCCGTGACCGCCGCCACCAGATACAGCACCACGCCGTTGACCACCAGCGTGAACAGCCCCAGCGTGAGCACGTTGATGGGCAGCGAGAGCAGCAGCAGCACCGGGCGGATCAGCGCATTGACGATGCCCATGACCAGCGCCGCGATCAGCACCGCGCCCACGCCCGCGCCCGGCCCGAAGGCCACGCCTGCGTAGACGCGGGTGAGCAGGTACAACGCCAGGGCGTTCACGAGCAGCCGAAGAATGAATCCCATACGGGGAGAATAGAGGGTCGGGCGCCCGGTGTGCGGCTCCGTTACATTCCAAAGCGGGCGTAGATGTCGTCCACGTGCCGCAGGTACCAGTCCAGATCAAAGGCGGCGTCCAGTTCCCCGGAGCTCAGCGGGCTGTCGGGGTCGGCGGCGAGCAGGTCCCGCAGTCCCTCGCCGGTCTCCCAGCTCCTGAGGGCGTGGCGCTGCACGAGATCATAGGCAGCCTCACGGCTCAGGCCCTTCTCGTCAATCAGGGCGTGCAGCACGCGCTGGCTGAACACCAGCCCGCCCAGATCGTTCAGGTTTTTCAGCATGCGCTCCGGAAACACCACCAGATCGCGCAGCACGCCGGTCAGGCGGCGCGTGGCGTAGCTCGCCGCACTGGTGGCGTCGGGCAGGATGACGCGCTCGGCGCTGGAATGGCTGATGTCGCGCTCGTGCCACAGGGTCACGTTTTCCAGTCCGGTGGTCAGGAAGCCGCGCAGCAGCCGGGCAAAGCCGGTGACATTCTCGGTCAGGATCGGGTTTTTCTTGTGGGGCATGGAGGATGATCCGGTCTGGCCCTTGCCGAACGGTTCCATCGCCTCGCGGACCTCGCTGCGCTGCAGGTGGCGCACCTCCACCGAGGCGCGTTCCAGCGTGGTGCCCAGAATTGCCAGGGCCGACAGGATCTCGGCGTGCCGGTCGCGGGCCAG
This DNA window, taken from Deinococcus aerophilus, encodes the following:
- the panC gene encoding pantoate--beta-alanine ligase, with product MVVTGPGELRAVLAGRGRVGLVPTMGYLHEGHAALMRRAREVCDVLVVSVFVNPLQFGPAEDLASYPRDLERDLGVAGGAGADVLFTPDAGTMYPAGFDTRVVVSGVSEGLDGASRPGHFTGVATVVLKLLNLVRPDVAFFGEKDWQQLAVLRQMVRDLNVAVDVVGLPTVRAPSGLALSSRNSYLRSEQLERASVLSRALRAVQVRYAAGERSADRLRQAGLEVLQTEPEVTLDYLSVVGRDMQERAVMDNDVMNRVLIAARMFGVRLIDNMPLDPAHGHPGA
- a CDS encoding phage holin family protein, yielding MGFILRLLVNALALYLLTRVYAGVAFGPGAGVGAVLIAALVMGIVNALIRPVLLLLSLPINVLTLGLFTLVVNGVVLYLVAAVTALNVAGFGAAIVGALILAVISWLLDALVGMLGLDGGRD